The region ACATTTTTTgattatatattatggtttccgaTTTTGTGGGCTTGGGgagttgtctctctctctctctctctctctctctctctctctctctctctctttctctctctctgtgtgtgtgcatgtaactctctgtgtatatgtgcttcttgtgtgtcttttttgtttctctctgttcatttgcttgttttattctattatgattttttcccttttttatttgcctgtctgtttttttaagaggagagggggagggagaaagaaagatggaggcATGGAATTTGAtgggtggggaagtgggagggaactgggaagagatgaggaaagggaaaccatgatcaaaatatattgcatgaaaaaaatctattttcagaaaagagaaaatcaaacaacaacaaatgataGCCAgaacttttgagaaaaaaattattcatcatTGGTAAGGCTATAAATTAGTTATAGTCCTTATTGCATCCATTATGGATGTTCTTTAAAAACCCTAAAGTTATAACTAGCATATAATACAGTTATATTACTCCTGGGTATATACCACAAGGAATTTATGTTAACACACAACATAAATACTAGCACATCATTTTATTTCAGTACCATCCACAATAGCTATGTCATAGAATTAGCCTCTATTTCCAATAACAGAAGcatgaacaaagaaaatttagTGTAAATATACACAATACAGAATATTCAAACACAAAAAACCACAGTTATagtaattttcaggaaaattaatAGGAATGGAGATCTCCGTGTTAGGTGAAATACACTAGAATCAAAAAGACACATTTTTCTCAGGAAGAATTTAGGTTTTAAAAGTCATAAATAAGAAACACTGTTCATAACAGAAAAGTAGCCATGAAAGAGTAATGTGGATAATGCATGTATGCTACACATGCATTCTGCCTACTGAGCTACAACTTTAGAACCTCGGGGTAGTATTTTAATCCAGCTCTCAAAGTTAAGTAGCAGCAGAACAGGAATGgaaatttaaatatctttatttaatcCAAGTCATCTTTCCAATTAATTGTGTTTCTAAAATCGGACTAGTGATAAAATCAGCTCAAAGTGACATAACGTACCTTCATAaggaaatgtagaaaaaaatgagacttGTATATACTATTGGTGGAATATAGATTGCATGGCCATCTTAGAAAACAGAATAATGGTTCCTCAAAATCTTAAACTACTATTTAACTGAGTAATTTCATTATGAGTTATACAttccaaggaaatgaaaatagaattttaaagagACATAGGTACTCTCACACTGATTGAAGATTCAGGAGAgccatgaaatagaaacaaatttgGTATCTATCAGCCAATGAACAGGGAAGAcctgtttattaaccaatgatcaGAAGAAGACCATGTACTACATACAAAATACTATTTATTCCACCCaaagaataaaattctattgtttGTCACAAGGTGGGTGGAATAGAAAATAATAAGTGAAATAAGCTAGACAGAGAAAGTCAGGTACTGTATAATATCAATTGTATATGCAAATTGAGGATAGAAAATGGTTATCAGAGGCTGAATAAGATTGGGCTAAAGAAAAGGTTGATAAATTAGTATTAAATAACAGTAAGGCTGGAGCAAGAATTTCTGGTGTGCTATAGCACAAAGGAGTAACTATAGTAACAGTAATGTATTGTTTACTTCTAAACACTAAAAGAAagggttttccaattttgtttgaGTATATATGTGGACATTGatttaaacattaaataattCATGTAGCAATATCATATTATCCAAATATTATGTACTTTTAAAGTTTAATGTTATTAATAAGATAAGAGCATTAACAAACATGTAGAAACAGGCTCTAGATTCTATATGTGTGATCCAATAAAATAACCAGAATTCCAAAGTACGCTAGGTGCTAGGTAACATTATCCTCTAAAACATTCCCCAGAATCTGAGGGCAGAGCAGTAGGAAGCTTCCTACctacttccctcctttcctcagtCTGAGACACAGTATACTCATATAAGGTAAGAGATTTATATTCATAAGGCCATTACATTTTGAAAGCAAGTCATTTGTTGCTTTGAGGCAGGTTCCCACTATGTAActaaggctgacctggaatttactcCATAGACAGGTTAGTCTTGACTTCATAGAAATCTTGTTGCAGCTCCCAAGCACTAGGAagctgagtgcttggattaaaaccATGTGTCACTATGGCCAGATCAAGTCATGTTAAGAAACCATGTTAAGTAAAAAAATGATTCTTACCTGTGGTGTTGTTAGGGTTGTAGTGCTACTCATTGTATCTTCCATTTGTTGTGTTTGAACATCCAATGTTTCAAACTGATGTTCAAATTTGTCCATTAAGGCAGAAATCTATAAAGATATGGTCGTAAGAAAAACGTACCCTGAAAAGATGCTATCTGAACATCAAGTTATGATGacaattgtttgtttttaccttttcAAGGTTCATACTCCTCAATGTAGCATCCATAGATTTAACTACACCTGCCATGGATTTTGTCacctatttagaaaataaaactgatttagtaacatgaaaattttataaacttttaaatatattatctatATGTCAACTTAGGAAACTTGTCTACTACTGTCTTTAACAGTAAAATCACATTCTGTGTCTAGGTCTAGATACCTAGATTTTAGATTATTGATACTTCTTAGTAGACagcaaataaaagttaaaaagtctACTGCCAAAACCTTTTTCCTTACTAAGTCTAATTTTCCACGAAGTTCTTTATTAACACCATATAATACCTTGCAATACTCAAATTTGCTATTTTTGTAAGTCTTCCTACTGTCATTAAATGCCAGTCAAGTCTTACCTTGCCCATCGTTACTGCAGTTTGAACTCTGGCTGCCACAGCATCAACCCTAGCACTCATTCTCAAGAAATTGATTGCCTGGTTTTTCTGACGGATTGCATTTTCAGCATGAATTCTTGCAACTTCTGTATTGCCTTTCTGAATGGCCTGTTTTAAGCAGAAGTAAAATAGTGTTGAAGAAAAATagctgagaaagaaagtcaggaccgtgagggaacctccagctggcgacagatggggaaggtgactgagccccacattggagcactggactgagctcccaaggtcccgatgaggagcagaaggagcgagaacatgagggagaaagtcaggaacgagaggggtgcgttcactcatggagacggtgggacagaactaatgggagatcaccaactccagttggaatgggactgatggatcatgcgaccaaacccgtctctctgagtgtggccaacagcgggggctgactgagaagcaaaggacaatggctctgggctctgattgttcttcatggacgggctctgtgggagccttctcagcttggttgatcaccttcctggacctggggggagttgggaggaccttggtcttagcatagagtggggaaccctgatggctccttggccttgagagggagggaggggaggtatgggtggaggggaggggagggaagggggagaaggaggggagagaaaggggagaaggaggggagggaggggggaggaggagggaaggagatggaaattttttaaatataaaaaaaaataaaccatgagaaaaaaaaaaaaaaaaaaagaaaaatagcaaaccAAGACACTGGtgaaggcaaagagcaaaagtacagttattttaaaaaattaaatgctacTAAATTAACTATAGTCTACAAGAGGTTTTAATTAGCCTTTTGGCAGGTAATTATTATAGTAGCTAAATAATAATTTACAATCCTATTCTCTTTTAATCTCATGATTAGAAAATACACATGTATTAACAGTTTAAGAAATTAGAATATGCTGGAcatggcatatgcttttaatcctagcatttgggatgCAGAGGTAAGCtaattctgagtttgagaccagccttgtctacatggcaagttccaggcaagccagggctacacagtgagactttgcctaaaaaatacaatagaaagaaactaaaaggTAAAATTGTTCCTAGTTATATTATCATgctattttcattgttattattttagtaCAAATGatcttaatatataaatatatttattactaTATAGTTTGTAACAAAATCAAACACATAGAATATAGTTTcaaatcttgttttctttcatgcttaaattattactttaaattaaAAGCATACTTATCTAGATCATTGTTTCTAAGGGTTGCATCATACAAAGGTCACTGTAGTAAAAGAATTATTGGTCATACATAAAATGATTCTAGATGTTACACAGACATTAGGTAGTTTCTATATGATTTTACTGAAGAGGCATATGAAAGTACTGTGTAACAGGAATCCAGCCTTTTCCTGGTGTAACAATCAGATCAGGTATAcagctaaaagaaaataaaattaatttaaagaaaaaagcattaAATAAATAGTTCAGAAAACACAATAAAGTGAAACATTATAGAAATTACAGAAATTCAAGAGTGAGATcctaatttttcaataaaataaacagcaattTTAAAACTCTCCTAGTATATATAGCTTTACACACTTTCCAAATCTTTCTATAAGACAAATACCTGGATACTGATTACTGTATGCAgatgtatatttaaatttaattatactCCCTATGATGCTTATAACAAGTTTCACCTTCCAGAATAGTGCTATTGCTTTATTCACAGGTAATCAACATAGGATATTATTATTGTAGTCCATTATGATCTAAGAAGTAAAATGTAGTACctctccatgagatggaacccatacttcacattgcttgggtaaccaagaacctgaGAATAGATAGGCCAatgacctaggggaaaaccaaatactactgttctactagagaaatgtaacaataaaatgtctgccaataatattctgctatactcactgATCAGTGCCTTgcccagccatcatcagagaagcttcttcctgctgcagatgggaacaaatacaaagacccacagccagagaTTATTCAGCGTGACAGATTTTGGAATACTTGGCCCTAAACacgatgtctccatcaaatctctctaGCACTTAGAGACtcccacagaagaggaggtagaaagagtgtaagagccataGGAAAtgccagacaccaaagaaacaaggccttctaaacacaatAGGACTGActtacatatgaactcacagagactgtggcagcaaaTACAAGGtctgcatgggtctgtaccagatggggtcctagagcagACAGAAGTAGACAGCTCTCCACCAGGTCCAATCAGAACTTAGTGCCAATTGATATACACTCgcaaataaaaattagtattctCCAAGGGAATCTCATTGGGGAAAGAAAAACACTCTTAAGGGAGGGTGGGCTGTTAGGAATCTGGTTCTTAAATTTTCAGACCCCAATAGGGACATTTACCATAGTGAGAGAGACATGAGTgaacatgtaaaatataaaaagggtTCCTATCTTAgctagagaaaaagaaaccagtCATGTGGATATAAACCACAGAAGGTGGGAAACCAGCAGTGAGAAGACTCTGTATAAACAGGTTACTACTAACACACCAGGAGCGTCAATACACTGAAGACTACAAAAGgagaaatcagaaattaaaaattcattaataAATCGGATATGGCTTTGGAGCCATTTTAAAACCCTGACTTTTTACTTAGAGGGAAAAGATAAAGACATAGTTCTGAGCAGAGCACTGACATGCTATGACTTCTCTTAAAACACTTCCTCCAGCTGCTGGGTTAAGATTACTTTTATGGGGTAGAGGGGTGGAGCTTtgt is a window of Arvicola amphibius chromosome X, mArvAmp1.2, whole genome shotgun sequence DNA encoding:
- the LOC119805517 gene encoding charged multivesicular body protein 1b-2, producing the protein MSNMEKHLFSLKFAAKELNRNAKKCDKEEKAEKAKIKKAIQKGNTEVARIHAENAIRQKNQAINFLRMSARVDAVAARVQTAVTMGKVTKSMAGVVKSMDATLRSMNLEKISALMDKFEHQFETLDVQTQQMEDTMSSTTTLTTPQNQVDMLLQEMADEAGLDLNMELPQGQTGSVGASVASTEQDELSQRLARLRDQV